Proteins encoded together in one Argiope bruennichi chromosome 1, qqArgBrue1.1, whole genome shotgun sequence window:
- the LOC129974939 gene encoding uncharacterized protein LOC129974939: MPPKKSNLNNELSREARRKRVERAHKSAEQITTRNAAQRIRTAEGRAQESQEQREERLRQTITRTRAARERTIAAARVQERQRQQASRSLIRASFDRLSFEYAPDINYSAHPKIGIGAMDKVCQYCQALKFRNETPGMCCASGKVVLSPLPTPPEPLLSLLAGESDDSKLFLRKIRKFNSCFQMTSFGATKICDLASNGRNFETTFKVQGQVYHKIGSLLPMPDDDPKFLQIYFMGNCEERVTTRCQYNFIDQAEERGIVILLENFLDDQNQLIRLFKRVSPRLQNDNYQIVIKADKVPLGEHAGRFNAPTVDEVAVIMVGDDKS, translated from the coding sequence ATGCCACCGAAAAAATCTAACCTCAACAACGAGCTTAGCAGAGAGGCACGACGCAAACGTGTTGAAAGAGCTCATAAGTCGGCAGAACAAATCACAACAAGAAATGCAGCTCAAAGAATCAGGACAGCAGAGGGTCGTGCACAAGAATCTCAAGAACAGCGTGAAGAACGTCTGCGACAGACTATTACGAGAACAAGAGCGGCACGAGAACGAACCATAGCTGCAGCACGAGTACAAGAGCGACAGAGGCAGCAGGCCAGCCGCTCATTAATACGTGCATCATTTGATCGTCTTTCTTTCGAATATGCACCAGATATTAACTACTCTGCGCATCCAAAAATTGGTATCGGTGCAATGGATAAAGTATGTCAATATTGTCAGGCATTGAAATTTCGGAATGAAACACCCGGCATGTGCTGCGCATCAGGAAAAGTTGTGCTGTCACCTCTACCCACTCCGCCGGAACCTTTATTATCCCTTCTTGCTGGCGAGTCAgacgattcaaaattatttttgcgtaAGATACGCAAATTTAATTCTTGCTTCCAAATGACGTCATTTGGGGCAACTAAAATTTGCGATCTCGCATCCAATGGGCGTAATTTTGAAACTACATTCAAAGTACAAGGCCAGGTGTACCATAAAATCGGATCATTGTTGCCAATGCCTGATGATGAtccaaaatttcttcaaatttattttatgggcAATTGTGAAGAGCGCGTGACAACTCGGTGCCAGTATAATTTCATTGACCAAGCAGAGGAAAGAGGGATTGTGATATTGCTGGAAAATTTTTTAGACGATCAGAATCAACTAATTCGATTGTTTAAAAGAGTTTCGCCACGATTGCAAAATGACAACTATCAAATCGTCATAAAAGCAGACAAAGTACCATTAGGTGAACATGCTGGCAGATTCAACGCTCCAACTGTTGATGAGGTTGCCGTTATTATGGTTGGTGATGACAAAAGTTGA